A region from the Janthinobacterium agaricidamnosum genome encodes:
- the cphA gene encoding cyanophycin synthetase yields MIKKKNIEFVRVTHLRGPNIWTYRPVIEAWVDIGELEDYPSNTLPGLYERLVAWLPGMIEHRCGVGERGGFFERLREGTWSAHILEHVVLELQNLAGMRTGFGQTRSTSQRGVYKMAFRTREEHVGRAALAAARELLMAAINDEAYDLEAALAPLRDMVDSRCLGPSTASIVDAATERRIPSLRLNDGNLVQLGHGAAQRRIWTAETDRTSAIAEGIASDKDLTKFLLKSCGVRVPEGSLVRSAEAAWEEAQDIGVPVVVKPYDGNHGRGVSLNLMTEADVKAAYELAARKGDSSAVLVESFITGDEHRLLVVGNKLIAAAKGESLWVDGDGTSSVLELVNTQINIDPRRGEGEDFPLGTVKPHESGEIILELQRQGMTALSVPQAGQKVLIQPNGNVAIDVTDDVHPSVVHAALLAARVVGLDIAGIDLVTSDITRPLEEQRGAIIEVNASPGLLAHIKPGVGQPRPVGAAIVDHLFAAEETGRIPLIGVTGTRGTSLIVRMLCKLLNLSGLHTGAVCSEGMYLDQRRVVSSDCVNWDAGQRLLLNRTVQTALFESNPRMILAEGLAYDKCQIGVVTDMGSLDSVKDFDVLDEAGLYKAVRSQVDVVVPTGVAVLNAANAHVLELAELCDGTVTLYAQDGSLPAIAAQLAAGQRAVFVRGNHIVLAEGGIETVLLCLDLLKPATAGNVDSVLAVAAAAWALNLPVDLICAGLRTFDAAPGCIGN; encoded by the coding sequence ATGATCAAGAAGAAGAACATCGAATTCGTCCGCGTCACCCACTTGCGCGGCCCCAACATCTGGACTTACCGCCCGGTGATTGAAGCCTGGGTCGACATCGGCGAACTGGAAGACTATCCATCGAATACCCTGCCCGGCCTGTACGAGCGCCTGGTGGCGTGGCTGCCCGGCATGATCGAGCACCGCTGCGGCGTGGGCGAACGGGGCGGCTTTTTCGAGCGCCTGCGCGAAGGCACATGGTCGGCTCACATCCTCGAACACGTGGTGCTGGAACTGCAAAACCTGGCCGGCATGCGCACGGGCTTCGGCCAGACGCGCTCGACCAGCCAGCGCGGCGTCTACAAGATGGCCTTCCGCACGCGCGAAGAGCACGTGGGCCGCGCCGCCCTGGCCGCCGCGCGCGAACTGCTGATGGCCGCCATCAATGATGAAGCCTACGACCTGGAAGCGGCCCTGGCGCCGCTGCGCGACATGGTCGACTCGCGCTGCCTGGGCCCGAGCACGGCGAGCATCGTCGATGCGGCCACCGAGCGCCGCATCCCTTCCTTGCGCCTGAACGACGGCAACCTGGTGCAGCTGGGCCACGGCGCCGCGCAGCGCCGCATCTGGACGGCCGAAACGGACCGCACCAGCGCGATTGCCGAAGGCATCGCCAGCGACAAGGATCTGACCAAATTCCTGCTCAAATCGTGCGGCGTGCGCGTGCCCGAAGGCAGCCTGGTGCGCAGCGCCGAAGCGGCCTGGGAAGAAGCGCAGGACATCGGCGTGCCCGTCGTCGTCAAGCCGTATGACGGCAACCACGGCCGCGGCGTGTCGCTGAACCTGATGACGGAAGCCGACGTGAAGGCCGCCTATGAACTGGCCGCGCGCAAGGGCGACAGCTCCGCCGTGCTGGTGGAAAGCTTCATCACGGGCGACGAACACCGTCTGCTCGTCGTCGGCAACAAGCTGATCGCGGCCGCCAAGGGCGAATCCCTGTGGGTCGACGGCGATGGCACTTCCAGCGTGCTGGAACTGGTGAACACGCAGATCAATATCGATCCGCGCCGCGGCGAAGGCGAAGATTTCCCGCTCGGCACCGTCAAGCCGCATGAATCGGGCGAGATCATCCTCGAACTGCAGCGCCAGGGCATGACCGCCCTGTCCGTGCCGCAGGCGGGCCAGAAAGTGCTGATCCAGCCGAACGGCAACGTGGCCATCGACGTCACGGACGACGTGCACCCGTCCGTCGTGCATGCGGCCCTGCTGGCCGCGCGCGTGGTCGGCCTCGATATCGCCGGCATTGACCTGGTCACCTCCGACATCACGCGTCCGCTGGAAGAGCAGCGCGGCGCCATCATCGAAGTCAATGCCAGCCCCGGCCTGCTGGCGCACATCAAGCCAGGCGTGGGCCAGCCCCGCCCTGTCGGCGCGGCCATCGTCGACCACCTGTTCGCGGCCGAGGAAACGGGCCGCATTCCGCTGATCGGCGTGACGGGCACGCGCGGCACCAGCCTGATCGTGCGCATGCTGTGCAAACTGCTCAACCTGTCGGGCCTGCATACGGGCGCCGTCTGCAGCGAAGGCATGTATCTGGACCAGCGCCGCGTCGTCAGCAGCGATTGCGTGAACTGGGACGCGGGCCAGCGCCTGCTGCTCAACCGCACCGTGCAGACGGCCCTGTTCGAGAGCAATCCGCGCATGATCCTGGCCGAAGGCCTGGCCTACGACAAGTGCCAGATCGGCGTCGTCACGGACATGGGCAGCCTCGATAGCGTCAAGGATTTCGACGTGCTGGACGAAGCGGGCCTGTACAAGGCCGTGCGCAGCCAGGTCGACGTGGTCGTGCCGACGGGCGTGGCCGTGCTCAACGCCGCCAACGCGCACGTGCTGGAACTGGCCGAACTGTGCGACGGCACGGTGACCCTGTATGCGCAGGATGGCAGCTTGCCCGCCATCGCGGCGCAACTGGCCGCCGGCCAGCGCGCCGTATTCGTGCGCGGCAACCACATCGTGCTGGCCGAAGGCGGCATCGAAACGGTCCTGCTGTGCCTGGACCTGCTGAAACCGGCCACGGCCGGCAATGTCGACAGCGTACTGGCCGTCGCGGCCGCCGCCTGGGCCCTGAACCTGCCCGTCGACCTGATTTGCGCCGGCCTGCGCACCTTCGACGCGGCCCCCGGCTGCATCGGGAATTAA
- the cphA gene encoding cyanophycin synthetase, with the protein MEVSRVRALRGPNLWSHDTAVEAIVSCTTQELDIAQLPGFEARLRARFPQLSPLQPLGNYNAAPMAQVLELAALGLQAQAGCPVTFSRTTPTLETGIFQVVVEYSEEAVGRLALELAQQLCRAALDDAPFDLAGALHQLQELDEDVRLGPSTGAIVNAAVARNIPFRRLTEGSLVTFGWGSKQRKIQAAEMDGTSAIAEAIAQDKELTKKLLDSAGVPVPQGRVAVDADDAWAAACEIGLPVVVKPKDGNQGKGVTVNVTTREQLTAGFLAAQEFRDDILVERYLPGHDFRLLVIGNKMVAAARRDPPQVVGDGQHTVRELVDQVNLDPRRGSGHATSLTKIRFDDIALASLAKQGYVADSVPPVGQRVILRNNANLSTGGSATDVTVDVHPEVAARAVAAAHMVGLDICGVDVVSDSILKPLEEQNAGIVEVNAAPGLRMHLAPSFGKPRPVGEAIIAAMFAEGDDGRIPVVAVTGTNGKTTTVRLIAHLLTTSGLRTGMTNTDGVYIEGRQIDSGDCSGPRSARNVLLHPDVDAAVFETARGGMLREGLAFDRCQVAVVTNIGAGDHLGLNYITTVEDLAVLKRVIVQNVADSGVAVLNATDPAVARMAKNCSGTVTFFAADKTHPVMATHRAQGNRVVYVEDGKLVAAQGKERHEIALSQVPITRNGAIGFQVDNVMASLAAAWAVGLDWKTIALGLKTFANEADNAPGRFNVFDYRGATLIADYGHNPDAILALVQAVESMPAKRRSVVISGAGDRRDEDIRQQTEILGAAFDDVLLYQDQCQRGRADGEVVALLRQGLDGAKRTSHIDEINGEFVAIDKALARLSEGDLCLILIDQVEEALAHIAMRVAEA; encoded by the coding sequence ATGGAAGTATCTCGCGTACGGGCCTTGCGGGGCCCTAACCTCTGGAGCCACGACACTGCCGTGGAAGCCATTGTTTCCTGCACCACGCAGGAACTCGACATCGCCCAGCTGCCCGGCTTCGAAGCCCGCCTGCGCGCGCGCTTTCCGCAACTGAGCCCGCTGCAACCGCTGGGCAATTACAACGCCGCGCCGATGGCGCAGGTGCTGGAACTGGCGGCGCTGGGCCTGCAGGCGCAAGCCGGCTGTCCCGTCACCTTCAGCCGCACCACGCCGACCCTGGAAACGGGCATCTTCCAGGTCGTCGTCGAATACTCGGAAGAAGCCGTCGGCCGCCTGGCGCTGGAACTGGCGCAGCAGCTGTGCCGCGCCGCGCTCGACGATGCGCCGTTCGACCTGGCCGGCGCCCTGCACCAGCTGCAGGAACTCGATGAAGACGTGCGCCTGGGCCCTTCGACGGGCGCCATCGTCAACGCCGCCGTGGCCCGCAACATCCCGTTCCGCCGCCTGACCGAAGGCAGCCTGGTGACGTTCGGCTGGGGCAGCAAGCAGCGCAAGATCCAGGCCGCCGAAATGGACGGCACCAGCGCGATTGCCGAAGCCATCGCGCAGGACAAGGAACTGACGAAAAAACTGCTCGATTCGGCCGGCGTGCCCGTGCCGCAAGGCCGTGTCGCCGTCGACGCGGACGACGCCTGGGCCGCCGCCTGCGAGATCGGCCTGCCCGTCGTCGTGAAACCGAAGGATGGCAACCAGGGCAAGGGCGTTACCGTCAATGTCACCACGCGCGAGCAGCTGACGGCCGGCTTCCTCGCGGCGCAGGAATTCCGCGACGACATCCTCGTCGAACGCTATCTGCCGGGCCACGATTTCCGCTTGCTCGTCATCGGCAACAAGATGGTGGCAGCGGCCCGCCGCGACCCGCCGCAAGTCGTGGGCGACGGCCAGCACACGGTGCGCGAACTGGTCGACCAGGTCAACCTGGACCCGCGCCGCGGCAGCGGCCACGCCACCTCGCTGACGAAAATCCGCTTCGACGACATCGCCCTGGCCAGCCTGGCCAAGCAGGGCTACGTGGCCGACTCCGTGCCGCCCGTGGGCCAGCGCGTGATCTTGCGCAATAACGCCAACCTGTCGACGGGCGGCTCGGCCACCGACGTCACCGTCGACGTGCATCCGGAAGTGGCGGCGCGCGCCGTCGCGGCCGCGCACATGGTGGGCCTCGATATCTGCGGCGTGGACGTGGTTTCCGACAGCATTCTGAAACCGCTGGAAGAGCAGAACGCCGGCATCGTCGAAGTCAACGCAGCACCGGGTTTGCGCATGCACCTGGCGCCGTCGTTCGGCAAGCCGCGTCCCGTCGGCGAAGCCATCATCGCCGCCATGTTCGCCGAGGGCGACGATGGCCGCATTCCCGTCGTCGCCGTCACCGGCACCAACGGCAAGACCACCACCGTGCGCCTGATCGCCCACCTGCTGACCACCTCCGGCCTGCGCACCGGCATGACGAACACGGATGGCGTGTACATCGAAGGACGCCAGATCGACAGCGGCGACTGCAGCGGTCCGCGCAGCGCGCGCAACGTGCTGCTGCACCCGGACGTGGACGCGGCCGTGTTCGAGACGGCGCGCGGCGGCATGCTGCGCGAAGGCCTGGCCTTCGACCGCTGCCAGGTCGCCGTGGTGACGAATATCGGCGCGGGCGACCACCTGGGCCTGAACTACATCACCACCGTGGAAGACCTGGCGGTATTGAAGCGCGTGATCGTGCAGAACGTGGCCGACAGCGGCGTGGCCGTGCTGAACGCCACCGACCCGGCCGTGGCCCGCATGGCCAAGAATTGCAGCGGCACGGTGACTTTCTTCGCCGCCGACAAGACGCATCCCGTAATGGCCACGCACCGCGCGCAGGGCAACCGCGTCGTGTACGTGGAAGACGGCAAGCTGGTCGCGGCGCAAGGCAAGGAACGCCACGAAATCGCCCTGTCGCAAGTGCCCATTACGCGCAACGGCGCCATCGGCTTCCAGGTCGACAACGTCATGGCGTCGCTGGCCGCCGCCTGGGCCGTGGGCCTGGACTGGAAAACCATCGCGCTGGGCCTGAAAACCTTTGCCAATGAAGCCGACAACGCGCCGGGCCGCTTCAACGTGTTCGACTATCGTGGCGCCACCCTGATCGCCGACTACGGCCACAATCCGGACGCCATCCTGGCGCTGGTGCAGGCCGTCGAAAGCATGCCGGCCAAGCGCCGCTCGGTGGTCATCAGCGGCGCCGGCGACCGCCGCGACGAAGACATCCGTCAGCAGACGGAAATCCTCGGCGCCGCCTTCGACGACGTGCTGCTGTACCAGGACCAGTGCCAGCGCGGCCGCGCCGACGGTGAAGTCGTGGCCTTGCTGCGCCAGGGCCTGGACGGCGCCAAGCGCACCAGCCATATCGATGAAATCAACGGCGAATTCGTCGCCATCGACAAGGCCCTGGCGCGTTTGAGCGAAGGCGATCTGTGCCTGATCCTGATCGACCAGGTGGAAGAAGCGCTGGCGCACATCGCCATGCGCGTCGCCGAAGCGTAA
- a CDS encoding TonB-dependent receptor: protein MKQSMATGTRTSRHNTRLTLKATVAALAGAGLLSSASVWAQQAPAAETPAAEVAETAPAVAADSGIAVVAVTGVRRAAQSAQTIKKNNDQVVDSIVADEIGKFPDKNVAEILGRVTGVQIRRESGEAGTVIIRGLPGVVTLLNGREMFTSVGRSLYLADIPTAMLQRVDVYKSQGADMVEGGTAGVIDVRTNRPFDFKGFTASGNVRAEHRDKAGSTDPNVSGMVSNRWKTPYGEFGALLGLSYQRGRYYDETIWNAEPVKRPEAGNITGPDSVGMIPTVGDRKRYAANAAFQWRPNSQVEVYAEGMSTLIKHAFDSQFFVGSLPWGQNPDITLIPGTSQAATVGKIDGPWSPFTLGSTQARRDRSIGSQGAIGARWDITPQLRATTELARTVSNFEREFPILDFLAHPTSVIGSTNVNGGAQISYPGYNMLDPKNYTLLGFYDNHSHDEGSSTDWRGDLTYDMDSTGFFREFSGGVRLAKRKAESIREKNGQGGLTSIMTADAIPGLACASHENTGNFGLQSWLTPCRDFMLNNTAALRQLFTGSSERSPDDPMTHYKDVEKTNAVYGKARIGFDLAQVPVDGTLGVRVVQTKQDLQGNSSQNGIVTPVRVKTSDTDVLPSLTLKALLRQDLIARMTAGKAVQRPNFADFNPGVSLGQSLEMVRPTGSGGNPDLKPVEGKNLDAALEWYFAQTGSVTATVFRHNFKNYILSGSAKETYGGIEYDITRPRNTSKGHLQGLEMAYQQFYDKLPGWMSGLGLQANATYMTGELEELNGSVHPFTGMSKWSANIVGLYEQGPWSARLAYSWRDKYVDDYNYRGKGIHLTVAPTKTLDASVSYKLNPNTTVTLDANNLLDSTYRDYHDTPDYVRDVRRYDKVVGLSVRWSY, encoded by the coding sequence ATGAAGCAATCGATGGCAACGGGCACCCGCACGTCCCGGCACAACACACGTCTGACCTTGAAGGCCACGGTGGCCGCGCTGGCCGGCGCCGGCCTGCTGAGCAGCGCGTCCGTCTGGGCGCAACAGGCGCCTGCCGCAGAAACACCGGCGGCAGAAGTAGCAGAAACAGCACCGGCGGTGGCAGCCGACAGCGGCATCGCCGTCGTCGCCGTTACGGGCGTGCGCAGGGCGGCACAGAGCGCGCAGACGATCAAGAAAAACAACGACCAGGTGGTCGACTCCATCGTCGCCGATGAAATCGGCAAATTCCCCGACAAGAACGTGGCCGAAATCCTCGGCCGCGTGACGGGCGTGCAGATCCGCCGCGAAAGCGGCGAGGCGGGCACCGTCATCATCCGCGGCTTGCCCGGCGTGGTGACCCTGCTCAACGGCCGCGAGATGTTCACCTCGGTGGGCCGCAGCCTGTACCTGGCCGACATTCCGACGGCCATGTTGCAGCGCGTGGACGTGTACAAATCGCAGGGCGCCGACATGGTCGAAGGCGGCACGGCCGGCGTGATCGACGTGCGCACCAACCGCCCGTTCGACTTCAAGGGCTTTACGGCATCGGGCAATGTGCGCGCCGAACACCGCGACAAGGCCGGCTCGACGGACCCGAACGTCAGCGGCATGGTCTCGAACCGCTGGAAGACCCCATACGGCGAATTCGGCGCCCTGCTCGGCCTGTCCTACCAGCGCGGCAGATACTATGACGAGACGATCTGGAACGCCGAACCCGTCAAACGCCCCGAAGCGGGCAACATCACGGGCCCCGATTCCGTCGGCATGATCCCGACCGTGGGCGACCGCAAGCGCTACGCGGCCAATGCCGCTTTCCAGTGGCGCCCGAACTCGCAGGTGGAAGTGTATGCGGAAGGCATGTCGACCCTGATCAAGCATGCGTTCGACAGCCAGTTCTTCGTCGGTTCGCTGCCCTGGGGCCAGAACCCGGACATCACCCTGATCCCCGGTACCAGCCAGGCGGCCACGGTGGGCAAGATCGACGGCCCGTGGTCGCCGTTTACCCTCGGTTCGACACAGGCGCGGCGCGACCGCTCGATCGGTTCGCAAGGCGCCATCGGCGCGCGCTGGGACATCACGCCGCAGCTACGCGCCACCACGGAGCTGGCGCGCACGGTGAGCAACTTCGAGCGCGAATTTCCCATCCTCGACTTCCTCGCCCACCCGACCAGCGTGATCGGCAGCACGAATGTGAACGGCGGCGCGCAGATCAGCTACCCCGGCTACAACATGCTGGACCCGAAGAACTACACGCTGCTCGGCTTCTACGATAACCACAGCCACGACGAAGGCAGCTCGACCGACTGGCGCGGCGACCTTACCTACGACATGGACAGCACGGGCTTTTTCCGCGAATTTTCGGGCGGCGTGCGCCTGGCCAAGCGCAAGGCCGAATCGATCCGCGAAAAAAATGGCCAGGGCGGGTTGACGTCGATTATGACTGCGGACGCGATTCCCGGCCTGGCTTGCGCCTCGCACGAGAACACGGGCAACTTCGGCCTGCAAAGCTGGCTCACGCCCTGCCGCGACTTCATGCTCAACAACACGGCCGCGCTGCGCCAGCTGTTTACGGGCAGCAGCGAACGCAGCCCGGACGATCCGATGACCCACTACAAGGATGTGGAAAAAACCAATGCCGTCTACGGCAAGGCGCGCATCGGCTTTGACCTGGCGCAGGTACCGGTCGATGGCACGCTGGGCGTGCGCGTGGTGCAGACCAAGCAGGACTTGCAAGGCAATTCCTCGCAAAACGGCATCGTCACGCCCGTGCGCGTGAAGACGTCGGATACGGACGTGCTGCCCAGCCTGACCCTGAAAGCCCTGCTGCGCCAGGACCTGATCGCCCGCATGACCGCCGGCAAAGCCGTGCAGCGCCCGAACTTCGCCGACTTCAACCCCGGCGTGAGCCTGGGCCAGAGCCTGGAAATGGTGCGCCCGACTGGCAGCGGCGGCAATCCCGACCTCAAACCCGTGGAAGGCAAGAACCTCGATGCAGCGCTGGAATGGTATTTCGCCCAGACGGGTTCCGTCACGGCCACCGTGTTCCGCCACAATTTCAAGAACTACATCCTCTCCGGCTCGGCCAAGGAAACGTACGGCGGCATCGAGTACGACATCACGCGTCCGCGCAACACCTCGAAGGGCCATCTGCAAGGTCTGGAAATGGCTTACCAGCAGTTCTACGACAAGCTGCCCGGCTGGATGAGCGGACTGGGCCTGCAGGCGAACGCCACCTACATGACGGGCGAGCTGGAAGAGTTGAATGGCAGCGTGCACCCGTTCACGGGCATGTCGAAGTGGTCGGCCAATATCGTCGGCCTGTACGAACAGGGACCGTGGTCGGCGCGCCTGGCCTACAGCTGGCGCGACAAATATGTCGACGACTACAACTACCGCGGCAAGGGCATCCACCTGACCGTGGCGCCGACCAAGACCCTGGACGCATCGGTCTCGTACAAGCTCAATCCGAACACCACGGTGACGCTGGACGCGAACAACCTGCTCGACTCGACCTACCGCGACTACCACGACACGCCCGACTATGTGCGCGATGTGCGGCGCTATGACAAGGTCGTCGGCTTGTCCGTCCGCTGGAGCTACTAA
- a CDS encoding MurR/RpiR family transcriptional regulator — MQAATPHDSYAALMDLIKARHAELSPQFQAGARYLADHPDEVAVSSMRSIAARAQVQSAALVRLAQQLGFAGWPELKAIFVERLRAGQAGYAAKAGALAGKEGKERDLVTEVFTAQQRNLAATESANHTALDAAASLLQAAPRVHVAGFRAAHPIAYTLHYLYRLVRPSVQLLSGQGGTLEMDLRALQAGEAVVIVSFAPYSSEALLVAQAARQAGCQVVAISDSAMSPLALQADASIVIAVDSPSFFPSIVAGVAAVESLVELLVARAGPDAVTAIGAAESQLRALGAYAKTSNDAN; from the coding sequence ATGCAGGCAGCGACACCCCACGATTCCTATGCGGCACTGATGGACCTGATCAAGGCGCGCCATGCGGAACTGAGCCCGCAATTCCAGGCCGGTGCCCGCTACCTGGCCGACCATCCGGACGAAGTGGCCGTCTCATCGATGCGCAGCATCGCCGCGCGCGCGCAGGTGCAGTCGGCCGCCCTCGTGCGCCTGGCGCAGCAGCTGGGCTTTGCCGGCTGGCCCGAACTGAAAGCCATCTTCGTCGAACGCCTGCGCGCGGGCCAGGCCGGCTATGCGGCAAAGGCGGGCGCGCTGGCCGGCAAAGAGGGGAAAGAGCGCGACCTGGTCACGGAAGTGTTCACGGCGCAGCAGCGCAACCTGGCCGCCACGGAAAGCGCCAACCACACCGCCCTGGACGCGGCCGCCAGCCTGCTGCAGGCGGCACCCCGCGTGCACGTGGCCGGCTTTCGCGCCGCCCATCCGATCGCCTACACCCTGCACTACCTGTACCGGCTGGTGCGCCCCAGCGTGCAGCTGCTGAGCGGCCAGGGCGGCACCCTGGAAATGGACTTGCGCGCCCTGCAGGCGGGCGAAGCCGTCGTCATCGTCAGCTTCGCGCCGTATTCGAGCGAAGCGCTGCTGGTGGCGCAGGCGGCGCGCCAGGCCGGCTGCCAGGTCGTCGCCATCAGCGACAGCGCCATGTCGCCGCTGGCCCTGCAGGCAGACGCCAGCATCGTCATCGCCGTCGACAGCCCCTCGTTCTTCCCTTCCATCGTGGCCGGCGTCGCTGCCGTGGAAAGCCTGGTGGAATTGCTGGTGGCGCGCGCGGGGCCGGATGCCGTCACGGCCATCGGCGCGGCGGAAAGCCAGCTGCGGGCGCTGGGCGCCTATGCAAAAACATCGAATGATGCAAATTAA
- a CDS encoding aspartate aminotransferase family protein — MSHVFHRSLTATYPVAAGGDGPYLIDADGKRYLDACGGAAVSCLGHSDAAVTAAVQRQIATMAYAHSAFFTSEPMEQLADFLVARAPAGIDSVYFVSGGSEAVESALKMARQYFVERGQPQRRHVIARRQSYHGNTLGALATGGNAWRRQQFEPLLIGVTHVSPCYAWRDQQAHETDADYVARLGQELEDHIAALGAENVMAFIAEPVVGATAGALPAVAGYFARMRAICQRHGILLILDEVMCGMGRTGSLFACEQEAITADLICIAKGLGAGYQPIGAVMVSKDIRETIRTGTGFFQHGHTYIGHATACAAALAVQRQIEERDLLANVRAMGSLLQERLRQRFGEHPHVGDIRGRGLFLGLELVQERAGKQPFDPARRQHARIKAQAMQNGLMCYPMGGTIDGLHGDHILLAPPYIIDTSHVEEIVDKLGMAIDACIS, encoded by the coding sequence ATGAGCCATGTCTTCCACCGCAGCCTGACCGCCACCTACCCTGTCGCCGCGGGCGGCGACGGTCCCTACCTGATCGATGCCGACGGCAAGCGCTACCTGGACGCCTGCGGTGGCGCCGCCGTCTCTTGCCTCGGCCATTCGGATGCGGCCGTGACCGCCGCCGTGCAGCGGCAGATTGCCACGATGGCGTACGCGCACAGCGCGTTTTTTACCAGCGAACCGATGGAGCAGCTGGCCGATTTTCTCGTCGCGCGGGCGCCTGCCGGCATCGACAGCGTGTATTTTGTCTCGGGCGGCTCGGAAGCGGTGGAAAGCGCGCTGAAAATGGCGCGCCAGTATTTCGTCGAGCGGGGCCAGCCGCAGCGCCGCCACGTCATCGCGCGCCGCCAGAGCTATCACGGCAACACCCTGGGCGCGCTGGCCACGGGCGGCAACGCCTGGCGCCGCCAGCAGTTCGAACCGCTGCTGATTGGCGTGACCCACGTATCACCCTGCTATGCCTGGCGCGACCAGCAGGCGCATGAAACGGATGCTGATTACGTGGCGCGCCTGGGCCAGGAGCTGGAAGACCATATCGCCGCACTGGGCGCGGAGAACGTCATGGCCTTCATCGCCGAGCCCGTCGTCGGCGCCACGGCCGGCGCCCTGCCCGCCGTCGCCGGCTATTTTGCGCGCATGCGCGCCATCTGCCAGCGCCACGGCATCCTCCTGATCCTCGACGAAGTCATGTGCGGCATGGGGCGCACGGGCAGCCTGTTCGCCTGCGAGCAGGAAGCCATCACTGCCGACCTGATCTGCATCGCCAAGGGCCTGGGCGCCGGCTACCAGCCCATCGGCGCCGTGATGGTGTCCAAGGACATCCGCGAGACCATCCGCACCGGCACGGGCTTCTTCCAGCACGGCCACACGTATATCGGCCACGCCACGGCCTGCGCCGCCGCCCTGGCCGTGCAGCGGCAGATCGAGGAGCGCGATTTATTGGCCAACGTGCGCGCCATGGGCAGCTTGCTGCAGGAGCGGCTGCGCCAGCGTTTCGGCGAGCACCCGCACGTGGGCGACATCCGCGGCCGCGGCCTGTTCCTGGGGCTGGAACTGGTGCAGGAGCGCGCCGGCAAACAGCCGTTCGACCCCGCCCGCCGCCAGCACGCGCGCATCAAGGCGCAAGCCATGCAGAACGGACTGATGTGCTACCCCATGGGCGGCACCATCGACGGCCTGCACGGCGACCACATCCTGCTGGCGCCGCCCTACATCATCGACACCAGCCACGTCGAGGAAATCGTTGACAAGCTGGGCATGGCCATCGACGCCTGCATCAGCTAA
- a CDS encoding PAAR domain-containing protein translates to MRGVIRLNDPTSHGGKVVGAAPNSTVLGVAVARKGDPCVCPIKGHVRCVIAEGDPQVLIDGVPVAFEGHKTSCGASLISTVGNSGRP, encoded by the coding sequence ATGCGTGGCGTGATCCGCTTGAACGACCCCACCAGCCACGGCGGCAAGGTGGTAGGCGCGGCGCCGAACAGCACGGTGCTGGGCGTGGCCGTGGCGCGCAAGGGCGACCCTTGCGTCTGCCCGATCAAGGGCCATGTGCGCTGCGTGATCGCCGAGGGAGATCCGCAGGTGCTGATCGATGGCGTGCCCGTGGCCTTCGAGGGGCACAAGACGAGCTGCGGCGCCAGCCTGATCTCTACCGTGGGCAACAGTGGGCGGCCTTAG